A region of Ochotona princeps isolate mOchPri1 chromosome 9, mOchPri1.hap1, whole genome shotgun sequence DNA encodes the following proteins:
- the LOC101517464 gene encoding ly6/PLAUR domain-containing protein 2-like has translation MLVMKSCAPTCPNSTVSSDGRALSVSCCQDSQCNRSAASSLAGSPGALWASASASLLWVLLQAAW, from the coding sequence ATGCTTGTCATGAAGTCCTGCGCTCCGACCTGCCCCAACAGCACCGTGTCCTCTGATGGCCgcgccctctctgtctcttgctgccAAGACAGCCAGTGCAACCGCAGTGCCGCCTCCAGTCTGGCGGGCAGCCCCGGTGCCCTGTGGGCCAGCGCCTCTGCCAGCctgctgtgggtgctgctgcaggCCGCCTGGTGA